The following coding sequences lie in one Haematobia irritans isolate KBUSLIRL chromosome 3, ASM5000362v1, whole genome shotgun sequence genomic window:
- the LOC142229141 gene encoding N-acylneuraminate-9-phosphatase gives MAAIIEQYNNICNGELSGIKAIFFDLDNTLIPTRTGDTKACRQVSEILQQKYGFTKDEANFSTQNFLKSFRRCPDDCQSSLDIWRQHLWRDSLPPKYKELADTIYGIWLEMRYHYLAIPSEYVKLLQLLRKKYLLALITNGPSNAQWEKVRRLKVQQYFDCLLVSGDLPWEKPNPNIFYATCKYLNVQPENCCMVGDKLESDIKGGNLAGLCATFWLPLSMEEIEVLIHHQPEEHEENKPTYILSNLLDFYKYFNVTNLEGEQQEQLQKYVPEYKCQSNNIVNCRGRFSTPPVEFSTSESDNSSDSI, from the exons ATGGCCGCAATAATTGagcaatataataatatttgtaATGGTGAATTGTCAGGAATAAAAGCCATATTTTTTGATTTGGATAATACCTTAATACCCACAAGAACGGGAGATACTAAAGCTTGTCGTCAG GTATCTGAAATTCTTCAACAAAAGTATGGATTTACAAAAGATGAAGCTAATTTtagtacacaaaattttttaaagtcatTTCGTCGATGCCCAGACGACTGTCAATCATCATTAGATATTTGGCGGCAACATTTATGGCGTGACTCACTACCACCAAAGTACAAAGAATTAGCAGATACCATATATGGTATATGGCTGGAAATGAGATATCATTATCTTGCTATACCTAGTGAATATGTGAAACTATTGCAGTTATTGCGTAAGAAATATCTCCTTGCACTCATTACGAATGGCCCATCGAATGCTCAATGGGAAAAGGTTCGTAGATTAAAGgtccagcaatatttcgattgtcTATTAGTTTCTGGTGATTTGCCATGGGAGAAACCAAatccaaatatattttatgctacctgcaaatatttaaatgtacaacCTGAAAATTGTTGCATGGTGGGAGATAAATTGGAAAGTGATATTAAAGGTGGCAACTTAGCAGGACTATGTGCAACATTTTGGTTACCTCTATCGATGGAAGAGATCGAAGTTTTAATACACCATCAACCTGAAGAACATGAAGAGAACAAACCTACTTATATATTAAGTaatttattggatttttataaatattttaacgtAACAAACCTAGAAGGAGAACAACAAGAGCAGCTACAGAAATATGTACCTGAGTATAAATGCCAAAGTAACAATATTGTGAATTGCAGAGGTCGTTTTTCGACTCCACCTGTTGAATTTTCGACTAGCGAAAGTGATAATAGCTCAGATAGTATATAA
- the LOC142229847 gene encoding protein arginine N-methyltransferase 1-B-like isoform X1 → MSSTKNKSKKTSRKLQNLIRHKEDVDEDEFKEDSDSGHGTASTTLTISHHTPVDMMTSKDFQFDVKAHIEMVHQHLKDKIRIQKYKEAILYNRHLFKDKIVLDVNCGIGIYSMFAVKAGAAKVYAIDPSNVIDYAQQIILANGYADVIELLKGKIEEIQLPVKEVDIIISDWVGYAMLFQSTCQDVIYARDKWLKKEGGLIFPDQAKLFMIAFEDRKHKNENIEWWKGVYGFNMQCLREVALKEPRYQLIKPQQILSKQCPIKLLDLNKATKDELKFRSKFMLPIEKAGHMDGLSLYFHIYFTKSHTPLGFSTDPWSAGTNWMQTLLFLDKSLSVKENTIYYGGIEMFSKKTPVDLSDMIVNVELLMGDPLMPDVDIEMSWDMRPATAPMEPMANSTNNVISKDIEEIQSKAELSSTNVRENFDYPTKFESNLVEPINQPESSLSTMKFPKRSETFALGNNIYICRKQRRNKKKHSKKG, encoded by the exons ATGAGTTCAACAAAGAATAAATCGAAAAAAACCTCAAGAAAACTGCAAAATTTAATCAGGCATAAGGAGGATGTCGACGAAG aCGAGTTTAAAGAGGATTCAGATTCAGGACATGGAACCGCGTCCACAACGTTGACAATATCCCATCATACTCCTGTAGATATGATGACTTccaaagattttcaatttgatgtTAAAGCCCACATAGAAATGGTCCATCAACACTTGAAAGATAAAATCcgaattcaaaaatataaagaagcgattttataCAATCGCCATTTGTTCAAAGATAAAATTGTTTTGGATGTCAACTGTGGCATAGGCATATATTCCATGTTTGCAGTAAAAGCGGGTGCGGCTAAAGTCTATGCAATAGATCCTTCAAATGTTATTGACTATGCACAACAAATTATATTGGCGAATGGATATGCCGATGTTATAGAATTATTAAAGGGAAAAATTGAGGAAATACAATTACCCGTTAAAGAGGTGGATATCATTATAAGTGATTGGGTTGGTTACGCTATGCTCTTTCAATCAACATGTCAAGATGTTATATATGCTCGAGACAAATGGCTTAAGAAAGAAGGCGGTCTTATATTTCCCGATCAGGCTAAGCTTTTTATGATTGCTTTCGAAGACAGAAAGCATAAGAACGAAAATATAGAATGGTGGAAAGGTGTTTATGGTTTCAATATGCAATGCTTGAGAGAAGTAGCATTGAAGGAACCTCGTTATCAATTAATAAAGCCACAacag attCTCAGCAAACAATGTCCCATAAAATTGCTGGATTTAAATAAGGCAACTAAGGACGAGTTGAAATTTCGTAGCAAATTTATGTTGCCTATAGAAAAAGCTGGGCATATGGATGGTCTTAGCTTGTACTTTcatatttatttcacaaaatcaCATACCCCATTGGGTTTCAGTACG GATCCTTGGTCAGCTGGAACAAATTGGATGCAAACTCTATTATTTCTGGACAAATCGTTATCAGTTAAGGAGAATACTATCTACTATGGTGGTATAGAAATGTTCTCGAAAAAAACTCCTGTCGATCTTAGTGATATGATTGTTAATGTGGAGCTTTTAATGGGTGATCCCTTAATGCCGGATGTAGACATCGAAATGAGTTGGGATATGAGACCTGCAACAGCTCCAATGGAACCTATGGCGAATTCCACAAACAATGTAATTTCTAAGGACATCGAAGAAATACAATCAAAAGCGGAATTATCATCGACAAATgttcgagaaaattttgattatcctACAAAATTCGAATCAAATCTTGTTGAGCCAATAAACCAACCAGAATCAAGCCTATCTACTATGAAATTTCCAAAAAGATCAGAGACTTTTGCTCtgggaaataatatttatatttgtcGCAAACAACGACGTAATAAGAAAAAACATTCCAAAAAAGGTTAA
- the LOC142229847 gene encoding protein arginine N-methyltransferase 1-B-like isoform X2, whose protein sequence is MMTSKDFQFDVKAHIEMVHQHLKDKIRIQKYKEAILYNRHLFKDKIVLDVNCGIGIYSMFAVKAGAAKVYAIDPSNVIDYAQQIILANGYADVIELLKGKIEEIQLPVKEVDIIISDWVGYAMLFQSTCQDVIYARDKWLKKEGGLIFPDQAKLFMIAFEDRKHKNENIEWWKGVYGFNMQCLREVALKEPRYQLIKPQQILSKQCPIKLLDLNKATKDELKFRSKFMLPIEKAGHMDGLSLYFHIYFTKSHTPLGFSTDPWSAGTNWMQTLLFLDKSLSVKENTIYYGGIEMFSKKTPVDLSDMIVNVELLMGDPLMPDVDIEMSWDMRPATAPMEPMANSTNNVISKDIEEIQSKAELSSTNVRENFDYPTKFESNLVEPINQPESSLSTMKFPKRSETFALGNNIYICRKQRRNKKKHSKKG, encoded by the exons ATGATGACTTccaaagattttcaatttgatgtTAAAGCCCACATAGAAATGGTCCATCAACACTTGAAAGATAAAATCcgaattcaaaaatataaagaagcgattttataCAATCGCCATTTGTTCAAAGATAAAATTGTTTTGGATGTCAACTGTGGCATAGGCATATATTCCATGTTTGCAGTAAAAGCGGGTGCGGCTAAAGTCTATGCAATAGATCCTTCAAATGTTATTGACTATGCACAACAAATTATATTGGCGAATGGATATGCCGATGTTATAGAATTATTAAAGGGAAAAATTGAGGAAATACAATTACCCGTTAAAGAGGTGGATATCATTATAAGTGATTGGGTTGGTTACGCTATGCTCTTTCAATCAACATGTCAAGATGTTATATATGCTCGAGACAAATGGCTTAAGAAAGAAGGCGGTCTTATATTTCCCGATCAGGCTAAGCTTTTTATGATTGCTTTCGAAGACAGAAAGCATAAGAACGAAAATATAGAATGGTGGAAAGGTGTTTATGGTTTCAATATGCAATGCTTGAGAGAAGTAGCATTGAAGGAACCTCGTTATCAATTAATAAAGCCACAacag attCTCAGCAAACAATGTCCCATAAAATTGCTGGATTTAAATAAGGCAACTAAGGACGAGTTGAAATTTCGTAGCAAATTTATGTTGCCTATAGAAAAAGCTGGGCATATGGATGGTCTTAGCTTGTACTTTcatatttatttcacaaaatcaCATACCCCATTGGGTTTCAGTACG GATCCTTGGTCAGCTGGAACAAATTGGATGCAAACTCTATTATTTCTGGACAAATCGTTATCAGTTAAGGAGAATACTATCTACTATGGTGGTATAGAAATGTTCTCGAAAAAAACTCCTGTCGATCTTAGTGATATGATTGTTAATGTGGAGCTTTTAATGGGTGATCCCTTAATGCCGGATGTAGACATCGAAATGAGTTGGGATATGAGACCTGCAACAGCTCCAATGGAACCTATGGCGAATTCCACAAACAATGTAATTTCTAAGGACATCGAAGAAATACAATCAAAAGCGGAATTATCATCGACAAATgttcgagaaaattttgattatcctACAAAATTCGAATCAAATCTTGTTGAGCCAATAAACCAACCAGAATCAAGCCTATCTACTATGAAATTTCCAAAAAGATCAGAGACTTTTGCTCtgggaaataatatttatatttgtcGCAAACAACGACGTAATAAGAAAAAACATTCCAAAAAAGGTTAA
- the MAPk-Ak2 gene encoding MAP kinase-activated protein kinase 2, translating into MFKMAKPPMSQGSALQHHRQPKSSPLVDDYEISNTVLGLGINGKVVQCTSRKSNQKYALKVLLDSPKARREVDLHWRVSGCRHIVNIVDVYENTYAGNKCLLVVMECMEGGELFQRIQDNEDGAFTEREAAQIMHEICVAVQYLHSRDIAHRDLKPENLLYTSPKPNGILKLTDFGFAKETLIKDTLQTPCYTPYYVAPEVLGPEKYDKSCDIWSLGVIMYILLCGFPPFYSNNGLAISPGMKKRIRTGQYDFPNPEWKNVSQSAKDLIKGMLNVDPSKRLTIEEVMRNKWIAQYTEVPQTPLCTGRMLKEGEETWPEVQEEMTRSLATMRVDYDQMHIKALDKSNNPLLSKRRKKIEEIAAGAQNN; encoded by the exons ATGTTTAAAATGGCGAAGCCACCAATGAGCCAAGGCTCAGCCTTGCAGCATCACAGACAGCCAAAATCCTCACCATTGGTGGATGATTATGAAATTTCTAATACAGTCTTGGGTCTGGGCATAAACGGAAAAGTCGTTCAGTGCACAAGTCGCAAGTCAAACCAAAAATATGCATTAAAG GTCCTATTAGATAGTCCAAAAGCAAGACGTGAAGTTGACCTACATTGGCGTGTTAGCGGCTGTCGTCACATTGTTAATATAGTTGATGTCTATGAGAACACCTATGCCGGCAATAAATGTCTTCTGGTAGTAATGGAATG TATGGAAGGTGGTGAATTATTTCAACGTATACAAGATAACGAGGATGGTGCATTCACAGAAAGGG AGGCAGCCCAAATTATGCATGAAATATGCGTAGCTGTTCAATATCTGCACAGTCGTGATATCGCTCATAGAGATTTGAAaccagaaaatttattatatacatCACCGAAACCAAATGGAATATTGAAATTAACAGATTTTGGTTTTGCCAAAGAGACATTGATAAAGGATACGCTGCAGACGCCATGTTATACACCCTACTATGTCG CTCCTGAAGTTCTGGGTCCTGAAAAATACGACAAAAGCTGCGACATTTGGTCCTTAGGAGTTATAATGTACATATTGCTTTGTGGCTTCCCACCATTTTACAGCAATAATGGTTTGGCCATATCGCCAGGAATGAAAAAACGTATACGAACTGGTCAATATGATTTCCCTAATCCTGAATGGAAAAATGTTAGCCAATCGGCCAAAGACTTAATCAAGGGTATGCTGAATGTTGATCCCAGCAAACGTTTAACCATCGAAGAGGTTATGCGTAACAAATGGATTGCCCAATATACAGAAGTTCCACAAACTCCCCTTTGTACAGGACGTATGCTAAAAGAGGGTGAAGAAACATGGCCCGAAGTACAAGAAGAAATGACTAGATCTTTGGCCACAATGCGAGTGGATTACGATCAG ATGCACATTAAAGCTTTGGATAAATCTAATAATCCTTTACTAAGTAAAAGACGAAAAAAGATTGAAGAAATTGCAGCAGGTGCTCAAAATAATTAG